The Myxococcota bacterium genome includes the window TCATCTTCCAGTTCCACCACCTGCTGCCCGAGTTCGACGCCTGCGAGAACGTCATGATGCCGGGCCTGATCGGCGGCCGTCCGGCGAAGGAGATGCGTGACCGGGCCCGGCGCCTGCTCTCCGAGGTGGGTCTGGGGCACCGCGAGAACCACCCGGTGGGGAAGCTGTCGGGCGGCGAGCGCCAACGGGTGGCGGTGGCGCGGGCGCTGGTGCTCGAACCGCGGCTGCTGCTGGCCGACGAACCCACGGGCAACCTCGACCCGAAGACCGCCGACCAGGTGCTCGAGCTCTTGCTCGAGATGAACCGGGAACACGGGACGGCGCTGGCGGTGGTGACCCACAGCCCCGAGCTCGCCCTTCGGTTGGGGCGCCAGGTCGAGCTGGTCGACGGCTACCTCGAAGAAGCGACGCTCGCCTAGCCCCCACGGGTCGCGCTGGGCTCTTTCCGGGTTCCCGGGACAGGGTTCTAAGCTCCTGGAAACGCAAGGGTCTTGTCACCTGCGGGGCCGAATCACTAGAGTCCCGCCGTCTGGATCGACCCAGACCCAGAACCGCTCGGGCGTTCGACACCGTTTCGTCCCGAACTCGATGCGCGCAGGCTCGAAGGTCGTCCCCGCCGCCGCTTGCGCCTCGACCTCGGGCCGACGCCGGTGGCGCAAGGCAAAGCAACAATCCAGGTGGCGGGAGTTCGCCGCAGCAGCTCGGAGGGATGGGTGCAATCGATTCGCCACGGCCGCGCTTCGGCGCGGCCCGGCTTGCACCGTGCCCTCTCGCGCGTGGCCGTTCGGGTCTTGGCGTGGAGTCTCGTCTGCGGCGCGCTGGCCGCCCCCGCGGAGGCCCAGCCCGCCGAGGGAGACGCGCCGCGTATCGCGGTTCTCCAGTTCCTGTTTCGCAGTCCCGACGATCGTTCCGACGCGAGCCGCGCCCTGACCCGCGAACTCGTGTCGATCCTCGCCGAGGACGGCCGGGTCGAGATCGTGGACGACTCGATCGACGTGGAGCCGCCGGTGCCCGAGTCGGGCGAAACCCGCGACGCCGCCCTGCGCCGCCGCGGCGCCGAGTGGGAGGCCGACTACCTGGTCACCGGGCGCGCCACCCAGCTCGTGAGCGACGGCGCGATCGATCTGGCGGTCCGTCTGACCCCGGCCCGCGCGGGACTCGCGAGTTCCACCCAGGTCGTGACCGCCCGCGACCTGGGCGCCCTGCAGGCCCGTCTGTTGGAAGTGGCCGAGCGGATCGTCGATCGCGTGGTCGGCGCACCCCCCGCGCGGGTCGTCGGCGTCGACATCCGCGGGGCACCCGGGTTCGAGCAGCAGCTGCTCGGCCGGCTCGGCACCCAGCCCGGCGCCGTCTTCGATCCGCTGGTCGTGCGCGCAGACCTCGCCGAGCTGCGCAGCTCGGCCCTGATCGTGTCGGCCCAGTCGAGCACCGAGAGCGTCGAGGACGGGATCGTGGTGCGCTTCGACGTGGTGTTGGCCGATCCGTCGGCCCAGCGAGCCGAGTCCGGCGAGCGCCTGGTGGCGGTACGGGTGCGCGGAAACCGGCGCATCGAGGCTGCCGCGATCCGCAACCGCATCACGTCTCGGGTGGGCGACCCTCTCGATCAGACCCGCGTCGCCCGCGATCTCGAGGAGATCCAGAAGCTCGGCTTCTTCCGCGACGTCCGGGCCTTCAGCGATCGCAACGACGAGGGACCCATCCTCATCTTCGAGGTCGAGGAGAACCCGCTCGTTCGCCAGATCTCGATCGCCGGCAACGACAACGTCGACGGCGACGACATCCGCGACGCCCTGACCCTGACCACCGGGGCGACCCTCGACTACCCGCTGCTCTTCGAGAACCGCCAGCGCATCGAAGCGCTGTATCGGGCCCAGGGTTACTACCTCGCTTCGGTGTCCTTCGAGATCGAACGGTTGGGTGACTCGGCGGTGGGCATCCACTTCGACGTCGAGGAGGGCGAGAAGCAGAAGCTCCAGGCGATCGAGTTCGAGGGGAACGAAGCCTTCGACGACGACACGCTCACCGAGGGCTTCCAGACGAAGACCTGGAAGTTCTATTCGCTGGCGACGTCCTGGTTCGACAACACGGGCACCTACTCGGAGCCGCTCTTCCTCCAGGATCTGCGTGGCATCGAGCGCCGCTACAGCGACGCCGGCTACCTCCAGGCCCGGGTGGGAGAGCCCCGCGTCGTCGCCGATGGGGATGGTCTGATCGTTCGCGTCGAGATCGACGAGGGTCAGCTCTTCCGGGTCGGGGCGATCGACGTGGTCGGCGATTCCACCGTCGACATCGCGTCGCTGCGCGACAAGCTCAAGCTGAAGCGGGGCGACGTCTTCAACCGCAGTTTCTTGAACGACGACATCGCGTCGCTGACCGAGCACTACCAGGATCGCGGCTTCTACTTCGCCCAGATCACGCCGCTTTCGAACCTGTCGGCGGCGACGGAAGAGGTCGACGTCCAGTTCGAGGTGCGGAAGGGGCCGCTCTACTTCATCCGACGCATCGAGGTCGGTGGCAACTCGATCACCGTCGACCCGGTCGTGCGCCGGGAGGTGCCGATCGTCGAGGGCGAGCTCTACTCCCAGCGCAAGATCGAGCTCGCCCGGCGCCGCGTGGAGGGGCTCGGCTACTTCGAAGAAGTCGACTTCCAGATCGAGCCCACCGACGAGCCCGACCAGCTCGACCTGAAGGTGTCGGTGGTCGAGCGGCCGACCGGGTCCTTCTCCTTCGGCGCCGGCTTCTCCTCCCAGGATGGTCTGGTCGTGACCGGCTCGCTCGCCCAGTCGAATCTCTTCGGGCGCGGCTACGGCGCGAACATCTCGCTGGACATCGGCCGCCAGTCCCAGCGTTTCTTCGTCAATCTCTCCGACCCGTACTTCCTGGGCTCGACCTTCAGCCTCTCCACGACCTTCTCGCGGACGAGCTTCAACTTCCAGGACTTCGAGCAGGACCAGATCGGTGCCGACTTCGTGCTCGGCCACGCCCTTACCGAAGACGCCCGCACCCGTGGCTTCCTCCGCTACAGCTTCAACCTGCGCGAGCTGATCGACGACCGCGACGTGAACGCGGCCGCGGTGATCCAGCGCGAAGTGCTGCAGGACCAGGTCTCGAGCAGCCTGGTCGGACTCTCGGTCGTGGCGGACACCCGCAACGACCGCCTCGCCCCCACCGACGGCTACCAGTACGCGCTGAGCCTCGAGGGCAGCGGGCTCGGCGGCTTCTCGCGTTTCGCGCGCCTCGAAGCGCGCGGCGCTTACTTCCTGGGCGCGCCCGACTGGATGTTCGATCGCTCGACCTTCGTGGTGGCGTCGCGCGCGGGCTGGGCGATCCCCTTCAACCGCGTGAGCGACTTCGAGGTGTTCGATCCCGATCCAGGGGGTGCCGATGTGCGTGCTGTCGCCGGTGGCAACGGTCAGACCCGCTTCCTGCAGGACATCGACGACGACCTGACCCTGCCGCTGACCGAGCGCTACTTCCTGGGCGGTCTGGGCCAGTTCCAGCTGCGCGGCTTCCGTCAGCGCTCGGTGGGGCCGCGCCGCGCGATCCTGCGCCGGGTGGCGGGCAACGCGCTGGTGCCGCTGGGCGTGACCGCGACGAATACGGCGATCGACGGCGCCGTACCGGGGGAGTGTCGAGACGACACCATCATCAACCTCGGCGATGGCGACGGCCTCTGCAACAGCATCACCGACCGCGAGATCGACGACTTCGACGACCTCGACGAGACCGACGTGGTGGGCGGCAACAAGTTCATCGCCAGCACCTTCGAGTACCGCTTCCCGATCTCCGAGACCGTGGGTCTGCAGGGCGTGGTCTTCATCGACGCGGGCAACGCCTTCGACGAGCGTCAACTGAACCTGTTGGACGTGACCGAGTGGCGCTACGGTACCGGGGCGGGCGTCCAGTGGTTCTCCCCCTTCGGCCCCTTGGCCGTCGTACTCGGCTTCCCACTGGACGGCCTCTCTGTGGAAGACTCCCCCGTCTTCGAGTTCTCGATCGGCGGCTCGGCTTTCTGATTCCACGGGTCCGGCATTTCCGATCCCCCAGGCGAGTGTCCCCGGGGGAACACATCCACCGAGGGCGCGATATGCTCGCGTGCCGGCAGGCGGGGGGCCTGCGGACCACCACGTTTGGAGGGGATTCCATGCAGGTTCCCAAAGCAGTCGTATTGCTCGCCCTGGCCATGATCCTGGTCTGGGGCACCGGCGCCCAGGATCAGGCGGTGCGCGTCGGCGTCGTCGACATCGACCAGGCCATCAGCTCGACCAAGGAAGGCAAGGCCGCCCGCGAGGAGTTTGCGCGCAAGCAGCGCGAGGCCGAGTCCAAGATCCAACCGCTGATCGAGCGCTACCAGGGCCTCGAAGAGGACCTCAAGCAGAAGAAGTTCGTGCTGTCGGACGAGGCGCTCTTCCAGAAGCAGCTCGACCTGGCCGAGATGCGCAACGAGATCCAGAATCGGATGAAGGAGCTCGAGGGCCAGCTCCAGGTCGACCAGAAGCGCCTCGAGGGGCCGCTCACGAAGAAGCTGATCGAGGTGATCGAGGAAGCCGGCAAGGATTCGGGCTTCACCATGATCATGCGCCGTGGTTCGCCGGGCCTGCTCTACACGCGTGAAGCGCTCGACATCACCGACCTCATCATCGAGAAGTACAACCAGAAGAGCTGAGGGCCGGCGTGCCGAACATTCATCCCACGGCCGTGGTCGACCCGGGCGCGAAGCTGGCCGATGACGTCACGGTGGGTCCGCTCTCGACGATCGGTGGCGAGGTCGAGCTCGGACCTGGCGTCGAGATCGCGTCCCAGGTGTGCGTCACCGGTCGCACGAAGATCGGGGCTGGGACCTGCGTTCACCCGTTCGCCGTCCTCGGCCTGACGCCCCAGGTGCTCGGCTTCGACGGACGCACCGGCACCCTCGAGATCGGCGAGGAGAACGAGATCCGCGAGTACGTGTCCATCCACGTCGGCTTGCCCGACCACGGTGGGATCACTTCGCTCGGCGATCGCAACCTGATCCAGAACGGCTTCCACATCGCCCACGACTGCCGGATCGGGAACCACTGCGTGCTCGCCGGGATGAGCGGCTTCAGCGGCCACATCGTCGTGGAGGATTTCGCGGTGGTGGGAGCCATGTCCGGCGTCCACCAGTTCGTGCGCATCGGCGAGTCGGCATTCACCGCCGGGAACTCGATGGTCAGCAAGGACGTGCCGCCGTTCTCGAAGGTCGCTGGCGACCGCGCCCGCTTCGTCGGGGTCAACACCATCAACCTCGAGCGGCGCGGCTTCGACAAGGATCGCATCGCGACGATCAAGCACGCCTTCCACGTCCTCTTCCAGTCGAAGCTCCGCTTCGAAGAGGCTACCACCCGGGTCGAAGCGGAATGCGACGGCTCGGCCGACGTGGCCCACCTGCTGAAGTTCCTGCGCTCCGCCGAGCGCGGCTTCGTCCGCTAGCGAGATGTCCGCGGACGCCGTCCTCGGTTTGATCGCAGGCCAGGGAGTGTTCCCGCTCGAGGCGGCGCGGGGCGCTCAGCAGAGCGGCTTGCGCGTCGTCTGCGTCGCCCTGCGCGACCAGACCGACCCGCGCATCGAAGACGCCGCCGACGACGTCACCTGGATCTATCCCGGCGAGGTCGGCAAGGGGCTCGAGGCCTTCAAGGCGGCCGGCGTTCGCGAAGTCGTCATGGCCGGGAAGGTCACGAAGAGCGATCTCTTCCAGGACCCCGACGCGCTGCGCTTCGACGCCCAGGCGTCGGACCTGATGGGCCAACTGACCGACCGCAAGGACGACACCATCCTCGGAAAGCTGGCCGACTTCCTGAAGGTGCTCGGTCTCGAACTCCTGCCTCAGTACGCTCATGCGCCCGAGCTGCTGGTCGGGAAGGGCGTGCTCACGAAGACCGAACCCACGGAAGCGCAGTGGGACGACATCCGCTTCGGGTTCCCGATCGCGAAGACGATGGGGGAGCTCGACATCGGCCAGACGGTCGTCGTGCGCGACCGCGCCGTGATGGCGGTGGAAGCGATCGAAGGCACCGACGCGACCATCCGTCGCGCGGGCACCATCGCCGAGAAGACCTGCGTCGTGAAGGTGGCGAAGCCCTCCCAGGACCCGCGCTTCGACGTGCCCACGATCGGCCCCGCCACGGTGGCGACCCTCGCCGAGGCGGGCGTCGCGGTGCTGGCCTTCGAGGCCGGCTCCACGGTCGTGCTCGAGCGCGATGTCGTGGCCCGCGACGCCGACGCCCAGGGCATCGCGATCGTCGCGGTCGACGGCGCGGAGTTCGCGTGAGCGCCCTGCGCCTCGCCGTGATCGGCGCGGGCGTGATGGGTGGCCATCATGCGCGGAAGGTCTCCGAGCGGGCGCGCAGCCACGGCGATGTGTCGCTGCTCGGGGTCGCCGACCAGGACCCGGAGCGGGCCCGCGCCATTGGTGGCGAGCTCGGCGTGCAGGGAGTCACCGACCCCGCCTCGCTCTTCCGCGAGGCCGATGCCGCGATCGTCGCGGTGTCCGCGGTCGCCCACTACGAGGTCGCGCGACACGCGATCGATGCCGGTCTCGACGTACTCGTCGAGAAGCCGATCGCGGCCACCCTCGAGCAGGCCGACGCGCTGGTCGCGTTGGCCGACGAGCGGGATCGCGTGCTCCAGGTGGGTCACCAGGAATGGTTCAACGCCGCGATGCGCGTCGTGCGCGAGCAGATCGATCGACCGCGCTTCGGCGAGATCCACCGCCTCGGCCCGTTTCCCGAGCGGGGGACCGATGTCGACGTCGTGCGCGATCTGATGATCCACGACATCGAGATCCTGCAGCAGCTTCTCGGCGCCGAGCCCGAGGGAGTCGACGCGGTGGGCGTTCCCGTGATCACCGAGCAGATCGACATCGCCAACGCCCGCCTCACCTTCCCGGGGCACTGCGTCGCGAACCTCACCGCCAGCCGCGTCTCGGCGACGCCGCTGCGGAAGTTCCGCCTGTTCCAGCGCGAGGCCTACTTCTCGATCGACTTCCTCGAGCAGAAGGCGATGCTGTTTCGGCGTCTGCCCGACGGGGAGGGCGGCAAGCGGATCGACATGCAGGAGCTGAAGACCGATCCCGAGGATGCGCTCGCGACCCAGCTCGACGTCTTCGTGCGCGGATTGCGCGAGGGACGCGGGGAGAACCTCGGCGGCGTCAGCGGCGCCCAGGCGGCAGGCGCGCTCCGCACCGCGCTGCGGGTGATCGACGCCATGCCGGATACCGACGCACTGGAATGAGCACGGTCCTGATGTCGGTCGGCGATGCGTCGGGAGACGTCTACGCCAGCGACTTCGTCCGAGAGCTGCGGCGCTTGGCGCCCGAAACGCGCTTCGTCGGGCTGGGCGGCGTCGAAATGGAGAAGGCCGGTGTCGAGCTGGTCGTCCACCAGCGCGACGTCGCGGTGAGCGGGCTCTTCGAGCTCTTGCCCGACCTGCACCGCATCGTGTCAGCCTGGCGCAAGATGAACGCGGCGCTGCGCGAGACCTCGCCCGACCTCGTCGTCCTGGTCGATTCCTCGGGCTTCAACATCCCCTTTGCGCGACGCGCTCGGCGTCGCGGTTGCCCGACGCTCTACTACGTCTCTCCCCAGGTCTGGGCCTGGCGCACCGGGCGCATCCGGAAGCTCGCGCGGTGGGTGAACCAGCTCGCGGTGATCTTCCCGTTCGAACTCGACGTCTACGCCGGTACTGCCGTTCCCGTCGAATATGTGGGGCATCCGCTGGTCGAGCGTCTGCGCGACGTCAGCGCGTCCCTCGATCGCGCGGCGGCGCGGCAGCGACTCGGGCTTCCCGAAGACGCGCGCGTGGTCGCGCTCCTCCCGGGCAGCCGCGGCAGCGAGATGCGACGCCTGCTTCCCCTGCACCTCGAGATCGCGCGGGTGCTCCATGCGCGGGACCCCCGCATCCGCTTCGTGATGCCGCGCGCGGCATCGATCGATGAGGCCACGCTGACCGAGGGCATCGCCGAAGCGCAGCTGCCCCAGCTGCTCGAGCTGCAGATCGTCGACGGCGATTCGCACGCCGTGTTTCGCGCCGCCGACGTAGCGCTCTTGAAACCGGGCACGTCGACCCTCGAGGCGACCCTGCTCGATTGCCCGATCGTCGTGGCCGCGCGCACGAATCCGCTGACGGCCTGGTTGGCGCGACGCCTGGTGCAGGTGGACACATTGACCATGCCGAACCTGATCGCCCGCGAGGCGATCGTCCCCGAGTTTCTCCAGGAAGAGGCCGAGCCGGCGGTCGTCGCCGACGCGGTGCTGGCGCTGCTCGAACCCGAGGCCGGCGAAGCCCAGCGTTCGCGGCTCGCCGTCGTGCGAGAAACCCTGGCCCAGGGAGGTGCCGCGGGTCGCGCCGCAGAGCTCGCCCGAGAGATGCTCGGTGGGCGTCTTCCGGCATAGCGCGGCGGCGCTCACCGCTCTGCTGGGTGCTCCCATCGCGGCCGCCGCGATGGTCGCTCGGCCCGCCTGGCGTACCGGCTGGCGCGAGCGGGCCGGTGCGGGGGCGGCGACTGCCGAGGGCCTCTGGGTCCATGCGGCCAGCATCGGGGAGGTACGCGCCGCCGCGGGCCTGGTCGCGACGCTCGCCGGGCGCGGACACGGACTGACCCTCTCGACCACGAGTCTCACCGGACGCGCGCTCGGCCGCGAGATGCACCCCGACTGGCCCGTCCGACTCGCGCCGATCGACCATCCCTGGGCCGTGGACGCGGCGCTGCGGCAGGCAAGACCGAGCGCGCTCGTGCTCGTCGAGACCGAGCTGTGGCCCGGCTGGATCGCGGCATGCGAACGCGCCGGCATCCCGGTCGTCCTCGTTTCCGGGCGTATCTCGGATCGATCGTTCCCGCGCTACCAGAAGCTCGGCGCGTTCCTCGCGCGGACGCTCGCGCGCATCGCGGCCATCGGCGCTCGCAGTGCGGAAGATCGCGATCGCTTCATCGCGCTCGGCGCGTCCGAGGAGCGGGTGAGCGTCACGGGCGACCTGAAGCTGGACCCTCCGGACACGCCGGCGGCGCTGCGTCCCGATCTCGACCACTGGCTCGGAAAGACGCCTCTGGTCGTCGGCGGGAGCACCCATCCCGGAGAAGAGACGGCGCTCCTGGAGGCCCGGCGGCGCTGGGAGCGCGCGGGTCACGAGTCGGCCCTGCTGCTCGCCCCGCGCTACCCCGACCGCGTGCCCGAGGTGACGTCCCTGGTTCGCGAGGCCGGTGGCATCCCGCGCCTACGCAGCGAGGCCGGTGCGCCCCTCGCCGTCGGAGAGGTCGGCATCCTCGACACGCTCGGAGAACTCGCGGGCGTCTATGCGCGCGCGCATCTCGCCTTCGTCGGCGGAACCCTGGCGCCGGTCGGCGGGCACAACGTGCTCGAGCCCGCGATGGCAGGCGTGCCGGTCGTCTACGGGCCCCACGTCGAGAACACGCTCCAGGCAGCGCAGCTCCTGGAAGCGGGAGGCGCCGCCGAGCGCGTGGCCACGCCGGAAGCGCTGGCGACGGCCGTGGAGCGCGCGCTCGCGGAGCCCGAAGAGGCGGCCGCCCGGGGCGCAGCGGCGCGACGCATGCTCGCCGAGCACCGGGGGAGCGGGGCGCGCGCGGCCGATCTCGTCGAAGCCTGCCTCGATGCCGGGTCACGCAGGTGAGGTTTCGCTGGCTCGAGTCGCGCGAGGAGTCCTTCGCACAGCGCTGTTGGTTGGCGCCGCTCGGGTTGCTCAGCCTCGGCTACGGCGTCGGGGCCGCCTGGAATCGTCGACTGCACGAGGCGGGTTGGCTCTCGCGGCGGCAGCTGGCCGCGCAGGTCGTCAGCGTCGGCAACCTGGTCGTGGGTGGAACCGCGAAGACGCCCCTGGCAGCGTGGCTCGCGGCGGGTCTGCGACGGCGCGGCCGCCGGGTGGTGTTGGCGAGTCGAGGCTACGGACGTCGCGGCGGGGAAGCCGTGGAGGTGGTTTCGGACGGTCGCTTCGTCCGCGGGACCGCCGAACGCGTCGGCGACGAGCCGATGCTCCTCGCCGCGAAGGCGCCGGGCGTACCCGTCCTGGTCGGTCGCGACCGCGGCCTCGTCGGGCTACGCGCGCTCTCGGCCTTCGATGCCGAAGTGATCGTGCTCGACGACGGCTTTCAGCATCACCGCCTCGCGCGCGACGTCGACATCGTCTCCTTCGACGGCGGGCTCGGGTTCGGCAACGGTCGGGTGCTGCCCCGAGGCCCGCTCCGCGAGCCCGCCGGCGCCCTGCGTCGCGCGGACGCGATCGGAGTCGTCGACGGTCCGCTTCCCGAAGCCGACGAGCAGCGGCTCGCGCGCTTCGCCCCCGACGCGTTTCGCTTCGCGACCCGACGCGCCCCCGATGCGCTGCGCCAGCTCGACGGGACGGCGCTCGACGCACCGGCCAGCCTGGCCGACGCCGAGGTGGGCATGCTCGTCGGTGTGGCCCAGCCCCGGGGCGTGCGGCGCACCCTCGAGTCGCTGGGCGCGAAGGTGGTGGCCGAGCGGGTCTTCCCCGACCACCACGCGTTTCGTCGCGAGGACCTTGCCGGCCTCGAGGCGGAGGCGCCGCGCTGGATCACGACGGAGAAGGACGCGGTGAAGCTGCGTCCGGACTGGGCGACGCAGCTGGATCTCGCGGTGCTGTCGATCGAGCTCGAAGTGGACGCGCCGGGGGCGTTCCTCGACTGGCTCGAAGCGCGGTTGCGCTAACCCGCTACGCGGCGGAGGCGCCTCGATACGCCCATGCGTGTCGGGCCATCCGCCGCTGTTCGCGGGGCAGGCAGCGCCAGAGGGCGCCGCGCAGGCCCCGATCGCCGCCGCAGTAGGCGCTGAAGCCGGCGGCGAGTCCGCGCACGCCGATCTGTTCGGCGACGCCGCGCTTGTGCAGCGAGCGCACCAGGCGCATCAGCTCTTGCATGCGACGCGGGGGCGTCGGCGGGGCGTCGGCGCGTGCACCGTCGAGATCGATCACCCACACCTCGGGCTCGGTGCCGCGCAGCAGCAGATTCTTGATGTGGAGGTCGGGGTGCTGACCGCCCGCGTCGTGGAAACGACGAATCGCCGCGCCCACCGCGCGGGCGCCGGCGACTCGCGCCGGCCGGGATGGCGCGCGCGCGAGCCAGGCGAGCCCGTCCGCGGCGTCTTCCACGTGCTCCGTCGCGTAGATCGCTTCCCAGAGCGGCCCGAAGCGGCGATGGGCCACGACGCTCACGGCGCGCGGCACCGGTGCACCCGCGGCGCGCAGGGTCTCGGTGACCCGCAGCTCGGACAGCGGGCGTTCGAAGCCGAGGATGCAGCCGGCCCAGAGCGGCCCCAGCAGTCCGCCGTGGCGCACCGGGCGCAGGTGGAGGCGCTCCGAGTGGCCCGGCAGCGCGAGGATGGCGGTGGCGCCGCGACCCTCGGAGCCCTCGCCTCCGGATCCAACGGACCCGAAGCAGCGCGCGACCGCGTCGGGCGCGGGCCATCCCTGCTCGCGGAGCGCGGCGGCGAAGCGCGCGTCCACCTGCCAGATCTGATCCGGCTCCTGGCTGCGCTCGAAGCCCGGGCGACCTTCCACGGCGGACGCCACTAGCCGAGGCGCCGCGTGCGCCAGAGCAGCACGCCTCCCAGCAGGGCGAAGAGCAGGTTCGGCACCCAGGCGACACCGTGGGGAGACAGTCCCTGCTCGGTGGCGAGGAGCTCCGCGAACTGATGCAGGGCGTAGTAGCCGAAGGCGAGGATCGCCCCCACGATCACGCCGTAGGCGCGTGCGCCGCGTTTGCGCCCCATGGCCAGCGGCACGCCGACCCAGGCAAAGAGCGCCGGCGCTGCCGGCATCGCGTAGCGCTGGGCGAGGTTCGTGGCGTAGTGCTGCGGCTCTTCGCGCAGCGGTCCCGGGTCTTCGCCGGCGTCGATCTTGGCGATCAGCGCGCGCAGATCGTCGACGCTCATCTCGCGCGGTCGCGGCGTAGGGGACGGCCCCAATGCCGCCGCCATGTCGATCCGATACTCGAGTTTCTCGAAGCGCACCTGCTGGTAGCGATCCTCGGCGCCCTGGCGCAGGTCGACGTGCACGTCTCCACGTTCCAGGAGCAGGGAGAGCTCGCCGGCCTCGTCGTCGAGCTTCATCTCGCCGGCTTCCGCGAATACGACGAAGGGCCGCTCGGGATCGGTGCGGTCCGAGATCACGATGCCGCGCAGCCGTCCCGCCGACTCGCGTTCGTCGACGTAGAGCGTGCGGTTGCCGACCGTGTTGAAACGGCCGGCCTCCACCGAGGCCCCCCGGACCAGCATGCGGCGCACGGCCGAAGACATCTCGCGACGAGCGGCGGGCTCGACGTTGACCGTCAGCTCGAACGTGAGGAGCGACAGGAGCACCCCCATCAACCCGATCGGGAGCATCAGGCCCCGCACACCCACGCCGCAGGCGCGCATCGCGGTGATCTCGACGTCGGCGGCCATGCGCCCGATCGCCAGCAGGACGCCCAGCAGGAACGAGACGGGCAGGGCGTAGATGGTGAGCATCGTGCCCAGCAGGCTCACCACGGTGAGCAGGTCGTCGAGCAGGAAGCCCGCGCCGATCAGCTCGTCGAGCACCCGCACCAGGCTGCGCGTGACCATGATGATCGTGATCGCCGCGAGGCCGAGCAGGGTGTACTGCACCACCTCGCGCGCCACGTAGAAGGAGAGGGTGCGCGGCCACCGCATCGCGAGAGCGTATCAGGCACGACGCACTCCGCCCTGGCTCCGGGCGCGTCTCAGCAGCTCCGAGCGCGATCCACTAAACTCCTCGACCGGTCTCCTGGCGGCGGTGTCCGCCGACTTGGTTCCCGGACGCCCGGGTTGCTGGCTGAGGGTGGTTTGCCCAGACTCGATCTCCGTCGCCTCGAACGCCTCGTCGACGACTTCCGCAACGTGCGCCTGTTGGTGCTCGGCGATCTGGTGCTCGACGAGTACATCTGGGGCGACGTCGACCGCATCAGCCCGGAAGCGCCCGTGCCCGTGGTCCACGTGAGCGACGAGACGACCATGCTGGGGGGCGCCGCGAACGCGGCCCGGAACGTGGTGGCGCTGGGCGGCGCGGTGGAGTGTTGCTCGATCATCGGCGACGACCCGGCAGGGCGTCGGGTCCTCGAGCTGGTGAAGGATCTCGGCATCGACCCGGACGGACTGGTGCAGGTGCCCGGCCGGCCCACGACCCGCAAGAGCCGGGTGATCGCCCAGACCCAGCAGATCGTGCGCTTCGACCGCGAGACCGCCGAGCCGCCCGACCCGTCGGTGGCCAGTGAGCTGCTCGCGCGGGTGGCGGAACGCGCCGATCGCGTCAACGGGGTGATCGTCGAGGACTATGGGAAAGGGGTGCTCTCGCGCCGTCTGGCGTCGGGCGCCATGAAGCGGTTTCGCGCCGCCGACGTGCCGGTGGTGGTCGACCCGAAGGCGGACCTCACGCCCTACAAGGGCGCGTCGATGCTCAAACCGAATCTGCGCGAGGCCGAGCTCCTGAGCGGTCTCGAGATCCGCGATCGCAGTGACCTGCCCCGCGCGGTCGCGAAGCTCCGCAAGCGCATCGGCGGCGGTGCGGTCGTGGTGACGCGCGGCCCGGACGGGATGTCGCTCTTCGAAGACGACGGCGACGGGGTCGACGTGCGGACCGCACCGCGCGAAGTCTTCGATGTCGGCGGCGCCGGCGACACGTCCATCGCCGCGCTGGCCCTGGCCTTGCGCGCCGGCGGCACCCTGGTGGAGGCTGCGATCCTCGCGAACGCGGCCTCCGGCATCGTGGTCGGCAAGGTCGGGACGGCCACCGCAAGCGCCGAAGAGCTGAAGGCGGCACTGCCGGCCTTCCTGGAAGCCGCCCGGGGTCGCGGATGATCCAGAGCATGACGGGCTTCGGGAACGCCCGGTACAGCGTCGATGCCTGGTCCTTCGAACTCGAGGTGCGCTCGGTCAACCACCG containing:
- the rfaE1 gene encoding D-glycero-beta-D-manno-heptose-7-phosphate kinase — translated: MPRLDLRRLERLVDDFRNVRLLVLGDLVLDEYIWGDVDRISPEAPVPVVHVSDETTMLGGAANAARNVVALGGAVECCSIIGDDPAGRRVLELVKDLGIDPDGLVQVPGRPTTRKSRVIAQTQQIVRFDRETAEPPDPSVASELLARVAERADRVNGVIVEDYGKGVLSRRLASGAMKRFRAADVPVVVDPKADLTPYKGASMLKPNLREAELLSGLEIRDRSDLPRAVAKLRKRIGGGAVVVTRGPDGMSLFEDDGDGVDVRTAPREVFDVGGAGDTSIAALALALRAGGTLVEAAILANAASGIVVGKVGTATASAEELKAALPAFLEAARGRG
- a CDS encoding lipopolysaccharide kinase InaA family protein, translated to MASAVEGRPGFERSQEPDQIWQVDARFAAALREQGWPAPDAVARCFGSVGSGGEGSEGRGATAILALPGHSERLHLRPVRHGGLLGPLWAGCILGFERPLSELRVTETLRAAGAPVPRAVSVVAHRRFGPLWEAIYATEHVEDAADGLAWLARAPSRPARVAGARAVGAAIRRFHDAGGQHPDLHIKNLLLRGTEPEVWVIDLDGARADAPPTPPRRMQELMRLVRSLHKRGVAEQIGVRGLAAGFSAYCGGDRGLRGALWRCLPREQRRMARHAWAYRGASAA
- a CDS encoding LptF/LptG family permease; the encoded protein is MRWPRTLSFYVAREVVQYTLLGLAAITIIMVTRSLVRVLDELIGAGFLLDDLLTVVSLLGTMLTIYALPVSFLLGVLLAIGRMAADVEITAMRACGVGVRGLMLPIGLMGVLLSLLTFELTVNVEPAARREMSSAVRRMLVRGASVEAGRFNTVGNRTLYVDERESAGRLRGIVISDRTDPERPFVVFAEAGEMKLDDEAGELSLLLERGDVHVDLRQGAEDRYQQVRFEKLEYRIDMAAALGPSPTPRPREMSVDDLRALIAKIDAGEDPGPLREEPQHYATNLAQRYAMPAAPALFAWVGVPLAMGRKRGARAYGVIVGAILAFGYYALHQFAELLATEQGLSPHGVAWVPNLLFALLGGVLLWRTRRLG